The Petropleomorpha daqingensis genome includes a window with the following:
- the mfd gene encoding transcription-repair coupling factor has translation MTLRGVLDVVLTDAGMARVVAAAGAAELTVTAPPPVQPLVAAALATSDVPVLVVTAGERDADATADALRCFLPGRRVETFPAWETLPHERLSPRADTVGRRLAVLRDLAHPGANGTIDVLVAPVRSVLQPLAPGLGELTPVELAPGDTAELDDVARALVDAAYTRVELVEKRGEFALRGGLLDVFPPTEPHPVRVEFWGDEVDELRYFSAADQRSLDDRPERLWAPPCRELLLTDEVRARAVVLAHEHPGLREILGKLAEGIAVEGMESLTPALITGEMDLLTDLVPRGTHVLVLDPERVRSRSADLVRTAAEFLAASWATAAEAGEAPLDLGASSFRELEDVETAARSRGLPWWTTGAFTLQVEDDDTHVTLGATTVERFHGDQGKATEQLRTWSRDGWRVVLTFAGPGPAQRAADQLTEADLGVRLVPDLPSAPDAGLTHVTQGNLEAGFAFPGVGLALLTEHDLTGQRGTTMRDAVKMPARRRNAVDLVQLQPGDLVVHEHHGIGRYVEMVSRTINGGQRDYLIVEYAPSKRNQPPDRLFVPTDALDQLTRYVGGEQPALSKLGGADWQKTKGQARKAVKQIAAELIRLYSARMATKGHVFGPDTVWQRELEDAFPFQETPDQLAAIDEVKADMMQPVPMDRIICGDVGYGKTEIAVRAAFKAVQDGKQVAVLVPTTLLANQHFKTFSERMSQFPVKVRVLSRFQSDAESRVVLEELASGEIDILVGTHRLLQPTTRFKDLGLVIVDEEQRFGVEHKEYLKTMRTAVDVLSMSATPIPRTLEMSLTGIREMSTILTPPEERHPVLTYVGAWDDKQMAAAIRRELLRDGQVFVIHNRVQSIDKAAAKIRGLVPEARVAVGHGQMKEHELERIMVGFWEKEYDVLVSTTIVESGLDIPNANTLIVDRADTFGLSQLHQIRGRVGRGRERAYAYFTYDPSRPLTETSVDRLTTIAHNTDLGAGMAVAMKDLEIRGSGNLLGGEQSGHIAGVGFDLYVRLVGEAVADYRAQISGEEAPAEPLEVRVDLPVDAHLPHDYVPGERLRMEAYRKVASVQDDDQAAAVLDELTDRYGAPPAPVLNLLAVARFRAAMRRLGVTEVSLQGRAIRISPVPLPESKQLRLARLADGATYKSAVETISLKVPVGPDRRTPLRDVALLENLHSLLTSVLAEPAKAAS, from the coding sequence GTGACCTTGCGCGGCGTGCTGGACGTCGTCCTCACCGACGCGGGCATGGCGCGCGTCGTGGCCGCGGCCGGCGCCGCCGAGCTCACCGTCACCGCGCCGCCGCCGGTCCAGCCGCTCGTGGCGGCCGCGCTGGCCACCTCCGACGTGCCCGTGCTCGTCGTGACGGCGGGGGAGCGGGACGCCGACGCCACCGCCGATGCGCTGCGCTGCTTCCTGCCCGGCCGCCGGGTCGAGACCTTCCCGGCGTGGGAGACCCTGCCGCACGAGCGGCTCTCGCCCCGCGCCGACACCGTGGGCCGCCGGCTCGCCGTCCTGCGCGACCTGGCCCACCCCGGTGCGAACGGGACGATCGACGTCCTCGTCGCCCCGGTGCGCAGCGTGCTGCAGCCGCTGGCGCCCGGCCTCGGCGAGCTCACCCCGGTCGAGCTGGCGCCGGGCGACACCGCCGAGCTCGACGACGTCGCCCGCGCCCTGGTCGACGCCGCCTACACCCGGGTCGAGCTGGTCGAGAAGCGCGGTGAGTTCGCGCTGCGCGGCGGCCTGCTCGACGTCTTCCCGCCGACCGAGCCGCACCCGGTGCGCGTGGAGTTCTGGGGCGACGAGGTCGACGAGCTGCGCTACTTCTCCGCGGCCGACCAGCGCTCGCTCGACGACCGTCCCGAGCGGCTGTGGGCCCCGCCGTGCCGCGAGCTGCTGCTCACCGACGAGGTCCGCGCCCGTGCCGTCGTGCTGGCCCACGAGCACCCGGGACTGCGGGAGATCCTCGGCAAGCTCGCCGAGGGGATCGCCGTCGAGGGCATGGAGTCCCTGACGCCGGCCCTCATCACCGGCGAGATGGATCTGCTCACCGACCTCGTGCCGCGCGGCACGCACGTGCTGGTGCTCGACCCCGAGCGGGTGCGCAGCCGGTCGGCCGACCTGGTCCGCACCGCCGCGGAGTTCCTCGCCGCCTCGTGGGCGACCGCGGCCGAGGCGGGGGAGGCCCCGCTCGACCTCGGGGCGTCGTCCTTCCGCGAGCTGGAGGACGTCGAGACCGCCGCCCGCTCGCGCGGCCTGCCCTGGTGGACCACCGGCGCGTTCACCCTCCAGGTCGAGGACGACGACACCCACGTCACCCTCGGCGCGACGACGGTCGAGCGGTTCCACGGCGACCAGGGCAAGGCCACCGAGCAGCTGCGCACGTGGTCCCGCGACGGCTGGCGGGTCGTGCTCACCTTCGCCGGCCCGGGCCCCGCGCAGCGCGCCGCCGACCAGCTCACCGAGGCCGATCTGGGTGTCCGGCTGGTGCCCGATCTCCCCTCGGCCCCCGACGCCGGCCTGACCCACGTGACCCAGGGCAACCTGGAGGCCGGCTTCGCCTTCCCGGGCGTGGGACTGGCGCTGCTCACCGAGCACGACCTGACCGGGCAGCGCGGCACGACGATGCGCGACGCGGTCAAGATGCCGGCCCGCCGCCGCAACGCCGTCGACCTGGTGCAGCTGCAGCCCGGCGACCTCGTCGTCCACGAGCACCACGGCATCGGCCGCTACGTCGAGATGGTCAGCCGCACGATCAACGGCGGCCAGCGCGACTACCTGATCGTCGAGTACGCGCCGAGCAAGCGGAACCAGCCGCCGGACCGGCTGTTCGTGCCCACCGACGCGCTCGACCAGCTCACCCGCTACGTGGGCGGGGAGCAGCCGGCCCTGTCCAAGCTCGGCGGCGCCGACTGGCAGAAGACCAAGGGGCAGGCGCGCAAGGCGGTCAAGCAGATCGCCGCCGAGCTGATCCGGCTCTACTCGGCGCGCATGGCGACCAAGGGGCACGTCTTCGGCCCCGACACCGTCTGGCAGCGCGAGCTCGAGGACGCCTTCCCGTTCCAGGAGACCCCCGACCAGCTCGCCGCGATCGACGAGGTCAAGGCCGACATGATGCAGCCGGTCCCCATGGACCGGATCATCTGCGGCGACGTCGGCTACGGGAAGACCGAGATCGCGGTGCGGGCGGCGTTCAAGGCGGTGCAGGACGGCAAGCAGGTCGCCGTCCTGGTGCCGACGACGCTGCTGGCCAACCAGCACTTCAAGACCTTCTCCGAGCGGATGAGCCAGTTCCCGGTCAAGGTGCGCGTGCTGTCCCGGTTCCAGTCCGACGCGGAGTCGCGGGTGGTCCTCGAGGAGCTCGCGTCGGGCGAGATCGACATCCTCGTCGGGACGCACCGGCTGCTGCAGCCGACCACCCGGTTCAAGGACCTCGGGCTGGTCATCGTCGACGAGGAGCAGCGCTTCGGCGTCGAGCACAAGGAGTACCTGAAGACGATGCGGACGGCGGTCGACGTCCTGTCGATGTCGGCCACCCCGATCCCGCGCACGTTGGAGATGAGCCTGACCGGCATCCGCGAGATGTCGACGATCCTCACCCCGCCGGAGGAGCGGCACCCGGTGCTGACCTACGTGGGCGCGTGGGACGACAAGCAGATGGCCGCCGCGATCCGCCGCGAGCTGCTGCGCGACGGCCAGGTCTTCGTGATCCACAACCGGGTGCAGTCGATCGACAAGGCGGCGGCGAAGATCCGCGGTCTCGTGCCCGAGGCCCGGGTCGCCGTCGGCCACGGGCAGATGAAGGAGCACGAGCTCGAGCGGATCATGGTCGGCTTCTGGGAGAAGGAGTACGACGTCCTGGTCTCGACGACGATCGTCGAGTCGGGCCTGGACATCCCGAACGCCAACACGCTGATCGTCGACCGCGCCGACACCTTCGGCCTGTCGCAGCTGCACCAGATCCGCGGCCGCGTCGGCCGCGGGCGGGAGCGGGCGTACGCCTACTTCACCTACGACCCCTCGCGCCCGCTGACCGAGACGTCGGTCGACCGGCTGACCACCATCGCGCACAACACCGACCTCGGCGCCGGGATGGCCGTGGCCATGAAGGACCTCGAGATCCGCGGCTCGGGCAACCTGCTCGGCGGCGAGCAGTCCGGGCACATCGCCGGCGTGGGGTTCGACCTCTACGTGCGGCTGGTCGGCGAGGCGGTGGCCGACTACCGCGCGCAGATCAGCGGCGAGGAGGCGCCCGCCGAGCCGCTGGAGGTCCGGGTCGACCTGCCGGTCGACGCCCACCTGCCGCACGACTACGTGCCCGGCGAGCGGCTGCGGATGGAGGCCTACCGCAAGGTCGCCTCGGTCCAGGACGACGACCAGGCCGCGGCCGTGCTCGACGAGCTCACCGACCGCTACGGCGCCCCGCCGGCCCCGGTGCTCAACCTGCTGGCGGTCGCCCGCTTCCGCGCGGCCATGCGCCGGCTCGGTGTCACCGAGGTGTCCCTGCAGGGCCGGGCGATCCGGATCAGCCCCGTGCCGCTGCCGGAGTCCAAGCAGCTGCGGCTGGCCCGGCTGGCCGACGGCGCCACCTACAAGTCGGCGGTCGAGACGATCTCGCTGAAGGTGCCGGTCGGCCCGGACCGACGCACGCCGCTGCGGGACGTGGCGCTGCTGGAGAACCTGCACTCCCTGCTGACCTCGGTGCTCGCCGAGCCCGCCAAGG
- a CDS encoding YveK family protein: protein MELTDYLAALRRFWLTWVGITLLGAVVGVVAFQVTPATYQATAQVFVSVSPSIPNSAQFVAQRVKTYPDVAEGAAVLRPVIQRLGLDESVAELRARVTASVPVDTSQVNVSVTGRNAREAAEVANAVADELTGVVADLETPSSGNRPVTLTVSDPASVPTKPVSPVALYDIGLGLFVGLFVGLAVAVVRSRLDTGVYSEEDVRRAWGSEPGLEVLVPRRGRARRSELTGRAATELARRLEFTAEERRVRVVLLSPSPSEKNAARVLAEDVAAELRRRGLDAVVTGQEAAARAGTDDGPGVLLTVAEPLAPLAFWRQVAEHYDGAVLVAAAGRVDAAELQEMRVLLRATSVETLAIVVTPRRGRKAATPAPAPTATKAAAPSAPRPANTAVSTQGRPGLGAEPTGANR, encoded by the coding sequence ATGGAACTGACTGACTACCTCGCGGCGCTGCGCCGCTTCTGGCTCACGTGGGTCGGCATCACGCTGCTCGGTGCGGTCGTGGGCGTGGTGGCCTTCCAGGTGACGCCCGCGACCTACCAGGCCACGGCCCAGGTCTTCGTGTCGGTGTCCCCCTCCATCCCGAACAGCGCGCAGTTCGTGGCGCAGCGGGTGAAGACCTACCCCGACGTGGCCGAGGGCGCCGCCGTGCTCCGGCCGGTCATCCAGCGCCTGGGCCTCGACGAGTCCGTCGCCGAGCTGCGGGCCCGCGTCACCGCCTCGGTGCCGGTGGACACCTCGCAGGTCAACGTCAGCGTGACCGGCCGCAACGCCCGCGAGGCGGCGGAGGTCGCCAACGCGGTCGCCGACGAGCTCACCGGCGTCGTCGCCGACCTGGAGACGCCGTCGTCCGGCAACCGCCCGGTGACCCTGACGGTCAGCGACCCGGCGTCGGTGCCCACCAAGCCCGTTTCGCCCGTGGCGCTCTACGACATCGGCCTGGGCCTGTTCGTCGGCCTGTTCGTCGGTCTCGCGGTCGCCGTGGTGCGCAGCCGGCTGGACACCGGCGTGTACTCCGAGGAGGACGTGCGCCGGGCCTGGGGCTCGGAGCCGGGCCTCGAGGTGCTGGTGCCGCGGCGCGGCCGTGCCCGCCGCAGCGAGCTCACCGGCCGGGCGGCGACCGAGCTCGCGCGCCGGCTGGAGTTCACCGCCGAGGAGCGCCGCGTCCGCGTGGTGCTGCTCTCGCCGTCGCCGTCGGAGAAGAACGCCGCGCGCGTGCTCGCCGAGGACGTCGCCGCGGAGCTGCGCCGTCGCGGCCTCGACGCCGTCGTCACCGGCCAGGAGGCCGCGGCGCGGGCGGGCACCGACGACGGCCCCGGCGTGCTGCTGACCGTCGCCGAGCCGCTGGCCCCCCTCGCCTTCTGGCGCCAGGTCGCCGAGCACTACGACGGCGCCGTCCTCGTGGCTGCGGCCGGTCGGGTCGACGCCGCCGAGCTGCAGGAGATGCGCGTGCTGCTGCGCGCCACCTCCGTGGAGACGCTGGCGATCGTCGTGACGCCGCGCCGCGGGCGGAAGGCCGCCACGCCGGCACCGGCCCCGACGGCGACGAAGGCCGCTGCGCCGTCCGCGCCGCGCCCGGCGAACACCGCGGTCAGCACCCAGGGCCGCCCCGGCCTCGGCGCCGAGCCCACGGGCGCCAACCGCTGA
- a CDS encoding adenylyltransferase/cytidyltransferase family protein: MTVIGYAPGAYDLFHIGHLNILRHARENCDYLIAGVVSDEMLLRAKGKLPVIPLAERLEIVRSIRFVDDVHAEVVPDKLDTWQQVRFDVLFKGDDWRGTPKGDKLERDFAAVGVEVKYFPYTMHTSSTILRKALTAIDAEEPVGRVARALTS, from the coding sequence ATGACCGTGATCGGCTACGCACCAGGCGCGTACGACCTCTTCCACATCGGGCACCTGAACATCCTCCGGCACGCACGGGAGAACTGCGACTACCTCATCGCCGGGGTGGTCTCCGACGAGATGCTGCTGCGGGCCAAGGGCAAGCTGCCGGTGATCCCGCTCGCCGAGCGGCTGGAGATCGTGCGCAGCATCCGCTTCGTCGACGACGTGCACGCCGAGGTCGTCCCCGACAAGCTGGACACCTGGCAGCAGGTCCGCTTCGACGTGCTCTTCAAGGGCGACGACTGGCGGGGCACCCCCAAGGGCGACAAGCTCGAGCGCGACTTCGCCGCGGTGGGCGTCGAGGTGAAGTACTTCCCGTACACGATGCACACCTCGAGCACGATCCTGCGCAAGGCGCTGACGGCGATCGACGCGGAGGAGCCGGTGGGCCGGGTGGCCCGCGCGCTCACCTCCTGA